One Pomacea canaliculata isolate SZHN2017 linkage group LG9, ASM307304v1, whole genome shotgun sequence DNA segment encodes these proteins:
- the LOC112571420 gene encoding meiosis expressed gene 1 protein homolog isoform X1 — protein sequence MSEMLIVSDHWTAIYFSWRQAAVAGDVCINLLEEVKVTIMADIAVRQPKSMTRPKIWSDEVEEAYRFQIAGYRDEVEYKEIQKTDHVDRWPHNGYIKKLVRRDGYFYYYNKTRECPDKEIHKTKMYSY from the exons ATGTCAGAAATGTTAATTGTTTCTGATCACTGGACAGCCATCTATTTTTCATGGAGGCAGGCTGCTGTAGCGGGAGATGTTTGCATCAACTTGTTGGAAGAGGTCAAAG TGACCATAATGGCAGATATAGCAGTTCGTCAGCCAAAGTCAATGACCAGACCCAAAATTTGGAGCGATGAAGTGGAGGAAGCGTATCGATTTCAAATTGCTGGATACCGTGATGAAGTTGAATACAAGGAGATCCAGAAGACTGATCAT GTTGACAGATGGCCACACAATGGATACATAAAGAAGCTGGTGCGAAGAGATGGGTACTTCTACTATTACAACAAGACACGAGAGTGTCCAGACAAGGAGATCCACAAAACCAAGATGTACAGCTATTAG
- the LOC112571420 gene encoding meiosis expressed gene 1 protein homolog isoform X2: MADIAVRQPKSMTRPKIWSDEVEEAYRFQIAGYRDEVEYKEIQKTDHVDRWPHNGYIKKLVRRDGYFYYYNKTRECPDKEIHKTKMYSY, translated from the exons ATGGCAGATATAGCAGTTCGTCAGCCAAAGTCAATGACCAGACCCAAAATTTGGAGCGATGAAGTGGAGGAAGCGTATCGATTTCAAATTGCTGGATACCGTGATGAAGTTGAATACAAGGAGATCCAGAAGACTGATCAT GTTGACAGATGGCCACACAATGGATACATAAAGAAGCTGGTGCGAAGAGATGGGTACTTCTACTATTACAACAAGACACGAGAGTGTCCAGACAAGGAGATCCACAAAACCAAGATGTACAGCTATTAG
- the LOC112571415 gene encoding ankyrin repeat and SOCS box protein 9-like isoform X1: MIRLIIETRSRRSKRSVGFNQLLGKIGFCGYLFMQCLAGKMSSTPLRRPENADNADTQCKQQKLQQRIMKGDWKALQEMVNQGWAWNSLSSNNSSDSPLHMAIKQRDLETVKMLLTFKDMVKLTNHYMETGLHLACRMGLYDIALCLLEAGANINSLDCENCTPVFHAVSGGSLPCVELMINIGCDLDMLNNELITPMDQALLYNDHQIVAQLLRAGCCTEKLKGHIYYHEHCSNSFFSALWSSSSVKNMKLFLDCGYFVSASELKTLKDCCQQQLQEKEALALLTTLTSHPPSLLFACRVSVRRHLMAIRQARHTPMSTMISSLDIPLLFKDYLLLKEE, from the exons ATGATTCGCCTAATTATAGAAACTAGGTCAAGGCGATCAAAGCGTAGCGTGGGTTTTAATCAGCTGCTGGGTAAAATCGGTTTCTGTGGTTATCTTTTCATGCAA TGCCTTGCCGGGAAAATGTCTTCAACGCCGTTAAGAAGGCCAGAGAATGCAGATAATGCAGACACACAATGCAAGCAACAAAAACTTCAGCAACGCATTATGAAGG GTGACTGGAAAGCTTTGCAGGAAATGGTCAACCAAGGCTGGGCATGGAACAGCCTCAGTTCTAACAACTCTTCAGACAGCCCCCTTCACATGGCCATAAAACAA AGAGACCTTGAGACTGTCAAAATGCTTCTCACCTTCAAGGACATGGTCAAGCTAACTAACCATTACATGGAGACAGGGCTACACCTAGCCTGTAGAATGGGACTGTATG acattgcTTTGTGTCTTTTGGAAGCTGGTGCCAATATCAACTCACTTGACTGTGAGAACTGCACTCCTGTTTTCCATGCTGTCAGTGGCGGTAGCCTCCCTTGTGTGGAGCTCATGATCAACA TTGGCTGTGACTTGGACATGTTGAACAATGAGCTCATTACTCCCATGGACCAAGCCTTGCTGTACAACGACCACCAGATTGTTGCTCAGCTCCTTCGTGCTGGCTGCTGTACAGAGAAACTGAAGGGCCACATCTACTACCATGAACACTGCTCAAACTCCTTTTTCTCTGCCTTGTGGAGCTCCAGCAGCGTGAAAAACATGAAACTGTTTCTGGACTGCGGTTACTTTGTGAGTGCAAGTGAGCTGAAAACCCTCAAAGACTGttgtcagcagcagctgcaagAGAAGGAAGCGCTAGCCCTGCTGACCACTTTGACCAGTCATCCCCCAAGCTTACTGTTTGCATGTCGAGTTTCTGTTCGCAGACATCTCATGGCAATTCGACAAGCCAGGCACACGCCCATGAGCACAATGATCTCCTCCTTAGACATTCCATTGTTGTTTAAAgattatttgttgttgaaagaggAATGA
- the LOC112571415 gene encoding ankyrin repeat and SOCS box protein 9-like isoform X2, producing MSSTPLRRPENADNADTQCKQQKLQQRIMKGDWKALQEMVNQGWAWNSLSSNNSSDSPLHMAIKQRDLETVKMLLTFKDMVKLTNHYMETGLHLACRMGLYDIALCLLEAGANINSLDCENCTPVFHAVSGGSLPCVELMINIGCDLDMLNNELITPMDQALLYNDHQIVAQLLRAGCCTEKLKGHIYYHEHCSNSFFSALWSSSSVKNMKLFLDCGYFVSASELKTLKDCCQQQLQEKEALALLTTLTSHPPSLLFACRVSVRRHLMAIRQARHTPMSTMISSLDIPLLFKDYLLLKEE from the exons ATGTCTTCAACGCCGTTAAGAAGGCCAGAGAATGCAGATAATGCAGACACACAATGCAAGCAACAAAAACTTCAGCAACGCATTATGAAGG GTGACTGGAAAGCTTTGCAGGAAATGGTCAACCAAGGCTGGGCATGGAACAGCCTCAGTTCTAACAACTCTTCAGACAGCCCCCTTCACATGGCCATAAAACAA AGAGACCTTGAGACTGTCAAAATGCTTCTCACCTTCAAGGACATGGTCAAGCTAACTAACCATTACATGGAGACAGGGCTACACCTAGCCTGTAGAATGGGACTGTATG acattgcTTTGTGTCTTTTGGAAGCTGGTGCCAATATCAACTCACTTGACTGTGAGAACTGCACTCCTGTTTTCCATGCTGTCAGTGGCGGTAGCCTCCCTTGTGTGGAGCTCATGATCAACA TTGGCTGTGACTTGGACATGTTGAACAATGAGCTCATTACTCCCATGGACCAAGCCTTGCTGTACAACGACCACCAGATTGTTGCTCAGCTCCTTCGTGCTGGCTGCTGTACAGAGAAACTGAAGGGCCACATCTACTACCATGAACACTGCTCAAACTCCTTTTTCTCTGCCTTGTGGAGCTCCAGCAGCGTGAAAAACATGAAACTGTTTCTGGACTGCGGTTACTTTGTGAGTGCAAGTGAGCTGAAAACCCTCAAAGACTGttgtcagcagcagctgcaagAGAAGGAAGCGCTAGCCCTGCTGACCACTTTGACCAGTCATCCCCCAAGCTTACTGTTTGCATGTCGAGTTTCTGTTCGCAGACATCTCATGGCAATTCGACAAGCCAGGCACACGCCCATGAGCACAATGATCTCCTCCTTAGACATTCCATTGTTGTTTAAAgattatttgttgttgaaagaggAATGA